A region of the Microbulbifer pacificus genome:
CACACCGATTTCCGCATTGCTCTGGTAGTCCGCGCTGCGATCCAGCGACTGCAGCAGCTCCTGGTTGTAATACACCTCGGGGCCCAGCTCGAACTTATAGCGGAAATCCCATGCGGTACGGCCCGCTGCGTATCGCTTGTCGGAAGTTTCACTCAAGGTGGGATCGATGAAGTCGTCTTTTACGCTACTCATACCACCCTGAATGGAAAATGCGGACTTGTCTGTATCGAAAAACAGGTAACCGAGACCGAGACCCACGGTGGTGCTGAGATCCAGGTTGCGCGCCTCTTCGTGCAGGAAGGCGCTGTTGCCCGCGGCAAACCACTTCTCGGAGAAGATCCAGCGCAGGTCGTAGTTGAGGCGATATTTCTCCAGGTTTTCGACTTCGGTGCTGTTCTGATTCTGGTACTGGGTGGCGACCAGATGGTGGAAGTCGCCATTGCGCACATCGAAGTTGGCATTGATATCCCAGTCCTCACGCTCGCGGTTGCCATCCTCGAATACACCGGACGCGGCCACGTTACCGCGGAAAATAATCGGGTCACCCACAAAATTGATATAGGGCTCGGCGTGGTCGATCGCGGGGAAGTCCATCACCCAGCCGTCGCCCTCATCGCAGTAAAGCTCCCACTGTTCACGACGGTGACCTGCCAGCGCACAGGGTTCATCCCGACCGGCAATTTTCAGGTCCTTATCGGTTTCCAGCGACAGGATTTTGCCTTTCTCTACGGTAATATCGCCGAAGGTTTCCGAGCGCCACACCACGTGATCGCGCTCGACCACCACCAGTTCGCCTTGAATCCGGTCCCCGTTGGCCAGGCTCAGTACACCTGCGCGGGTATTCGGGGCAACGGCGGTCAGCAGAGTCATCGTC
Encoded here:
- a CDS encoding DUF481 domain-containing protein, translated to MTLLTAVAPNTRAGVLSLANGDRIQGELVVVERDHVVWRSETFGDITVEKGKILSLETDKDLKIAGRDEPCALAGHRREQWELYCDEGDGWVMDFPAIDHAEPYINFVGDPIIFRGNVAASGVFEDGNREREDWDINANFDVRNGDFHHLVATQYQNQNSTEVENLEKYRLNYDLRWIFSEKWFAAGNSAFLHEEARNLDLSTTVGLGLGYLFFDTDKSAFSIQGGMSSVKDDFIDPTLSETSDKRYAAGRTAWDFRYKFELGPEVYYNQELLQSLDRSADYQSNAEIGVRTPLVKGILMELKYAWQYDNTPSLESEKEDTKMTVGVGYSW